The genomic stretch GAACATTACAAACACTAAATAATGTGTGCATTATATAATAATTGGAAATTACTGTATTGACTATAACAGTGTGAAAAGACCTCTAAAGGTGCATTTAGACCGAGGGACTCTGAAACCACTGAGGCCCATAatactaattaaaatatttgagcATACTTGTGTGGAATGTGACGGGTCAGTGCCAGTCTAAGTCTAATTGAAGAGGGCTTGACTTACATTCTCATGCTCTTTTTTTAGTCCACTggatgttttgtctttttggagATTGATATCTTGAAAAGAGGAATTCTGAGCATGGAATTTTGAGattagttgcagcactaaaGGTTCTGGTCCATCACCCAAATGCCCGCAAGTCGCACATAAGCATAGATAATCTTTTTTCTGTTACATGGCTCTCTAATAAGGAGAATTATTGTGTTTGCACACTGCTGTACAGGTCTAAATGAGAGTTCGTGATGGCACAACTTGGTATACTTCTTTGGACTTTGCATGGAAAGAATATGTGCATTCAGCAAACCTTCTCTGCACAAAAAATGGATAAAACTGTCCTGTCTTTTTGGAGGTTTTTGGATTGATACAGTCCCTGGAAACACATCCTAAAGATGTCCAAAACCATCTGAACCCTTCCTGTGGTTTGACTCTATTTTGACTACAAGTGTTACAGCTGTTCTAGTCTCCAGTCTTAGTCACTTGAATGGCCTGGTTGGATGTCAGATGTTTCACTGACCAGTTTCAGGGGGGTCACCATCATGACGTCAACCAAGAGCACAGCTGACTGTCAACTGATCCAGCACAAGTTTCAGATGTGGTTACCTTTGCCCAGAAACCCAGACCAGCAAGTGCCTATTTTGACAAATGAGTGGCCTTGTTTGTCTTaaaatcaaaaagaaagaaatcctGCACGAATAACTCCCATCACTTGAGGAAGCTGAGAATAGCAATTAAAGTCACTCATTCATGATGTTGGTCATTTCATCTAAAACTGCTGgaatttcatttcatattgttgttttttacctATGAATAGCACTGAGTCTGAATCACTGAAAAGGCTGgctgtctctctcttgctcttgaACAGACTGGGTGAATGAAAACTCTGGTTCTGTTCACATGGTTGCCACTGCTCCTGGCGCTCTGAATGGTAGTGACACAGTCCAAGTTGCACGTCCCCCTCCTtgccctcctctcctttctcgaCGTCTGCTTGCTTGGTTGGTTAAAACACTGAGCATTAGTGGgcgtgagcatgtgtgtgtgtggtggtgttcCTAGGGCGCATGCGAACTGAGGCCCAAAGGGGAAAGCCTTCCACACAGATCTAAGCCAGCTGCCCTGATTTAAACACTTCATTGCAagcagagtgaaagagagggggAATCCGCATGCATCCCCCTACCAGTGTGCTCAAAGTTTGCTGGCAAAGCAGCTGCCAGCTCTACAAACAGCAGACGAGCAGCTACAAATGGTAGATTTAGACATTTGCTGTTTGGCAGAAGCTCGCCCAGGAGGTCTCCTGCTTCAGATTCTTATTCTCAAAGGGCACTTGCTGCCCTGAAAGGGGGGTTGTCAAGCAAAGTGACCTCTGAGGTTAAGTAGAATCATTTTTTGTGAAGCTCtgtggaggaggggaggagggaacAGGCAACAGTTAGTGGGAGGCCACGGTGGGGCTCCTGCACTGCTCAAGAAGGAGACGAAGCAGTCGCCGGGAAGCGGGGTAAGAGGAGGAGATGGCCACAGGAGAAATCACAACACTTCCCTCCACACCTGAAGATGGTGGCAGTGGCAGCTTTCCTCCTGGGAGCTTCAAGGATCCCAAAAGGCTGTACTGTAAAAACGGGGGCTTCTTCTTGAGGATAAAGTCTGACGGGGGAGTGGATGGAATCCGGGAGAAGAACGACCCCCACAGTAAGTTCTTCTAgtccccttcttcttcttcttcctcttcttcttctacttcctTTGCACAGAGCTCACACAAAGCTTCTTTATGTTCTTTTTAATATACAACAGGGGAGTAAaagtgaagcaaaaaaaaaaaaaatcatggagGAACGATGTGAATTTTCCAGCTCACTGAGGTTTGTTCTCCACTTGTAAACACTATGACCAAATGTGTGTAGGTCTACTTATGGAAAGTATAATAAGTCTGGTTTTAAAGAAGAACACCTCAAATTTTCTTAATCAATGGGAACTTTGATGGAATATGCGTGACGTTTTTTTAGTAAATGTTGTTGATCACCATGCTGAGTCACAGCCATTTACACTGCTCACTGTGTGGTTTACGTCACATAAGACAGCACAACATGGAGTTAAAAGCCAGTATAAGTGAATTCCTGATTTAGAGGACCATGTCAGtctttgatgaaaatgaaagtatgCAACTTATATATCTAAAAGTTATGTGAGGAAATATAATGAATTATACATTACTGATCTCCACTAGCAGTCAGTATCTAATAAGACAGTGATAGTAGTTTTAGGATTTTTCATGTGCTtagatttaaatacatttaataagtTAGCAGCTACTGAAGTGAACATTAACATGCTTGTTTGGCTTGGACAACTGCGACACCCTTTGTTGCCTCTGTATCAGTAATTACATTTGGTATGTGTCCTAAATTGCGTCAGTAAGAGGGGGGTGGtcatgaaattgtgttttttcccaAGGAAAATTAAAGCTTGGGAATTTCTTGCCTAAGATATAGTGTAACATTTCAAGCAGGTGCCCCTTAACAAATGCTCGATGTGGATCCAGTTCAAGGAAAGAGGAGCTATTTTTAGGGTAATTCAATTACCCGTCGATTACATTTAGTCAGACTTATTTGTGAAATAAACCAGAAGAGTAACCATTTTGGAAGGATGTGAGCAAGTTGtgattttagtttatttgcaataaaaaacttttacatataaaagatatttataaaaatactaTTTTATTTGGGATATCAAAGAGGCAGTTGACATAATGTAGGTTCAGAAAGGAATACAGTTATAATGAGTCATACAACAAGAATTAGTATTAATCATTAGCCTTTCACCATCATAGTTTCATCCAATTTCTGCGACCTGAGCTGTGCTTCATCAATGGTTCTTTTGTTAAGGCTGTGATAGACCTGCCAGCGTAACATACCTGCCAGTCAGAAGTGGGAACTGTTACCCAAGGATCATCGAGTAGGATTTTTAGATGTGGTTCTTTTCCATCACATTTGGGTTCTTTGTAACTTACCTTCATACCCAAAGTTTTCTGAGGACAATATTGTCCATAAACATTGCCACAACTGTAGGACAATCATAGACAGGAGCCCTGGACCACACCATACAGAGACGAGGGAAAGTTTTTCTGTATTCACAATAGCTGTGGGACATAACATGCCCAGTAAACATTGAACACACCACAGCACACTCAGAccaattatacttttttgtttcAGGGAAGCACACCTCTTTGATCTGTGACACGAATCATCTGGGCAGCAAGCTTAACTGCAGACAGATGTGTGTCTATCTGAAGTTTTAATGTGGATTAATTCTGGACAGATCCCTTAATTTACCTTACAGGGCCCCTACTTCCTTTTTGGTGGCTTGGCCTCATGCAAAGTATGCTCCGTTGGCAAGCAGCACCGTctctataaaaaataaatatatatatatgagaatGATTTTGATCTATGTGGAGGTTGTCAGACAGCCAACAGGTTCTGTCTACTTTGTCTGCTGTCAGCCTTAGTGTATTTCACCGCTACTGTGTAGTGGCTGATTCTATTGGCATAAATGgtgtttcattcatttactgcAAATAATGTGTCAGCCAATCTGTGAAAACGTGGAGGAAAACCACAACAAAAGGGCAGCTGTTCTTTGCCAGGAAGTGAGGGAACACGAgctaatgtttttctgtttacaaaaaaagaggaaaacatttcaaGATGCTAAACGCAGCATCTTGCAGCTCatcctttttgtgttttatttcaattttcacCTGGATTTCATGTCTGCCTGCAACCAAAAGTTGATATGTTTCCTACTACATGATGACACTGATGGTGCTACACTGATCATACTTAAATTAAATGCGGTCCTCTTGCAATTAGCACAGCATAGAAAAAACTTTGttatataaaatgaaagaaaatttaGAGGAAAGTGCAAATAGGCTGCCACTTATGAAACAGAGATAAACAGATACATTCCTAATTTTCTATCTTttggaaaaatgaaaactacaaTAATCAGATATGAGCACATTTAAAGCTCCATTAAAGCACAAtaaccattttatttataacattgCATCTGCATTTATATTACACGTCCTTTTACATGAATGGGGACACTTGTAGTGCCGAAATCACATGTAGTAATCACTAACTCTTTaagctttatggagcttttttagcttttagctcattgtttggTTTCAGGCAAATTTAGTGCATGGTTCATTCTCATGGCTTTCATCCATCTTGTTCCCAGCTGTTtgcccactgtacactacctccccagcaccaaacaggaaacaaagttagcagctagcaAGTGAAGAGAGTGAAACATTTAGGGagtaaagagccagatatttttttccttaGGAGTTGGTGCAGATCAAACCAGAGCTAATatgagagtaaatattggacttaactTAATTAGGTGGTGGGAAAAACAACTACAAATGAGTTCCAGCATGTTAGCCTTAGCAACTTTGTAAGCCTGGTGGCCTAAAATTGATTCATGTAGCTTTTAGCGTCAACGTGTCATTATCTCTGGAAATGTTAGCACTGTTTTCTCTAGAAGAACACTTGAccctttctttttatttgccaTAGAGTGATCCAGATTTCCCTCCAAAATGCGACTTGGTgacacacaacataaaatacTCTGTAGAGGACGGTAGCAGTAGGCCGCCTTCTGACCATGATGGTCTGACTTGTTACTGTGATGTCTCAAAATAATTGCAGTAATTTTTTCATGTTATAATGTTGCATATTTGTGATGTGTTTCTTGAGAGGTTGACCATCTGTTCCATAACAAAActtaaatattgtactttcacTTCTCAAGCAGTTACAGTTTCAATGTGAGTAAATCTAGGGATCCATTGCCTCGAATGTTTATGCCTCATATATTCATTTAACATGGCATTTTTCCTTttgattaaacattaaaatgtcaaactacaaGTGATTTGTGTCTTTGCTCACCTTGTTCAAACAaaaaatttgtctttttcttcagtAAAGCTTCAACTGCAGGCGACCTCAGTCGGGGAGGTGGTTATCAAAGGGGTTTGTGCTAACCGCTATCTGGCGATGAACAGAGATGGACGACTGTTTGGAGTGGTGAGTGAGTTTGATTATCATCTTTCCGTTAATGAAAGTTAcattctcttctctcttctgtaGAATTTCGAGATTATTGTAAATGCACAGATGTAGCAAGATGAAATCATCAAATGGCATTTCCTGAAAGTGCTCAAAGAATGTTTTGGTCGCTGCCCTTTTCACAAATCTTTATTAAACACCCACAATAAATGCCTTCTGCTTGGCTGAAAAGCAAATAGATGCCATTGCTCTTGTCATAAGCAGCATTTAGGCTGCTGTGATTTAGAAACCAAATATTTATCAGTCACCCAACAAGATAATTAGGTCGATAGCCTTTCTGGCTGCACTTGTCACAGTCAGCACTTAGGAttacaagactaggtcaaaacctagtatatggctggaccatgtatgAAAAGGTGTTTCATTTGAAGCGACaaatacaggaagtggtgacaCATGGCAACACCCAACCAAGGTgagtgatgaagtgatgaacCATTACAATGGT from Thunnus thynnus chromosome 9, fThuThy2.1, whole genome shotgun sequence encodes the following:
- the fgf2 gene encoding fibroblast growth factor 2; the protein is MATGEITTLPSTPEDGGSGSFPPGSFKDPKRLYCKNGGFFLRIKSDGGVDGIREKNDPHIKLQLQATSVGEVVIKGVCANRYLAMNRDGRLFGVRRATDECYFLERLESNNYNTYRSRKYPNMYVALKRTGQYKSGNKTGPGQKAILFLPMSAKS